Proteins from one Deinococcus sp. AB2017081 genomic window:
- a CDS encoding GNAT family N-acetyltransferase: MTDIASAPPTVTLRELSGLPELALTPPLARAVWGETDTPEDPVLLHVLHRAGGLVAGALDAQGQLRAYLVGLPTREAGVQHSHRLGVHPQWRRQGLGERLKAFQRQWCVARGITRVTWTFDPLLLANAHLNVRRLGATVDTYLPDYYGEMAGINAGVPSDRFEAVWVLDGDRAQQGVRELWPAGEALHPLRDELPATVPDAVTVRVPADYSRLRREDLAHARAWRAASGPLFARLFAQGHRLVDVDLPGQRYLLRRSTAG; the protein is encoded by the coding sequence ATGACGGACATCGCCTCTGCGCCGCCCACCGTGACGCTGCGCGAGCTGAGCGGGCTGCCGGAACTGGCGCTCACGCCGCCCCTGGCCCGCGCCGTGTGGGGCGAGACCGACACGCCGGAGGATCCGGTGCTGCTGCACGTCCTGCACCGCGCCGGCGGGCTGGTGGCCGGCGCGCTCGATGCCCAGGGGCAGCTGCGGGCCTACCTGGTGGGCCTGCCGACCCGCGAGGCCGGCGTGCAGCACTCGCACCGCCTGGGCGTGCACCCGCAGTGGCGGCGACAGGGGCTGGGCGAGCGCCTCAAGGCGTTCCAGCGGCAGTGGTGTGTGGCGCGGGGCATCACCCGCGTGACGTGGACCTTCGATCCCCTGCTGCTGGCCAACGCGCACCTGAACGTGCGCCGCCTGGGGGCCACCGTGGACACCTACCTGCCGGACTACTACGGCGAGATGGCCGGCATCAACGCCGGCGTGCCCTCGGACCGCTTCGAGGCCGTGTGGGTGCTGGACGGCGACCGGGCGCAGCAGGGCGTGCGCGAACTGTGGCCAGCCGGCGAGGCGCTGCACCCGCTGCGGGACGAGCTGCCGGCCACGGTGCCGGACGCCGTGACCGTACGCGTGCCGGCCGACTACTCCCGCCTGCGGCGCGAGGATCTTGCGCACGCCCGGGCGTGGCGGGCGGCCAGCGGCCCGCTGTTCGCCCGGCTGTTCGCGCAGGGCCACCGGCTGGTGGATGTGGATCTTCCGGGCCAGCGCTACCTGCTGCGCCGGAGTACTGCCGGGTGA
- a CDS encoding citrate/2-methylcitrate synthase, whose amino-acid sequence MTTIAKGLEGVLFTESRLTFINGAEGILTHLGIPIQEWAENSTFEELSLALLDGKLPTAAELAAFDAHLKANRAIPEKLAEEIASFPKTVHPMQALRTAVSYLGLFDPQAEETGEDARRAISIRMIAQFATIIAAIARAREGQPVIAPRSDLTHAGNFLYMLTGKEPTTEQARLFDIALVLHADHGMNASTFTAIATSSTISDMYSCIVSAIGALKGPLHGGANEAVMDMLDEVGTPDQAEAYITRKLDNKEKIMGVGHRVYKYFDPRSRVLRDYAEHVASKEGKSTYYQILETIEKVVVDRIGSKGIYPNVDFYSGTVYSDLGIRKEYFTPIFALARISGWCASVIEYSRDNRLLRPDAQYTGATDAHYTKLQDRQ is encoded by the coding sequence ATGACGACGATTGCCAAGGGTCTGGAAGGTGTGCTCTTTACCGAGAGCAGACTGACGTTCATCAACGGGGCGGAAGGGATCCTGACCCATCTGGGCATTCCCATCCAGGAGTGGGCGGAGAACAGCACCTTCGAGGAACTGTCCCTGGCACTGCTGGACGGCAAGCTGCCGACGGCGGCCGAACTCGCGGCCTTCGATGCGCACCTGAAGGCCAACCGCGCCATCCCGGAAAAGCTGGCCGAGGAGATCGCCAGCTTCCCGAAGACCGTGCACCCCATGCAGGCGCTGCGCACCGCCGTGTCGTACCTGGGCCTGTTCGATCCGCAGGCCGAGGAGACCGGCGAGGACGCCCGCCGCGCCATCAGCATCCGGATGATCGCGCAGTTCGCCACCATCATCGCGGCGATCGCCCGCGCCCGTGAAGGCCAGCCGGTCATCGCGCCCCGGAGCGACCTCACGCATGCCGGGAACTTCCTGTACATGCTGACCGGCAAGGAGCCCACCACCGAGCAGGCCCGGCTGTTCGACATCGCGCTGGTGCTGCACGCCGACCACGGCATGAACGCCAGCACCTTCACGGCGATCGCCACGAGCAGCACGATCAGCGACATGTACTCCTGCATCGTGTCGGCCATCGGCGCCCTGAAGGGGCCGCTGCACGGCGGCGCCAACGAGGCTGTGATGGACATGCTCGACGAGGTCGGCACGCCGGATCAGGCCGAGGCCTACATCACGAGGAAGCTCGACAACAAGGAAAAGATCATGGGTGTCGGGCACCGCGTGTACAAGTACTTCGACCCCCGGAGCCGCGTGCTGCGCGACTACGCCGAGCACGTGGCCAGCAAGGAAGGCAAGAGCACGTACTACCAGATCCTGGAGACCATCGAGAAGGTCGTCGTCGACCGGATCGGCTCCAAGGGCATCTACCCCAACGTGGACTTCTACTCGGGCACGGTGTACAGCGACCTGGGCATCCGCAAGGAATACTTCACGCCGATCTTCGCCCTGGCCCGGATCTCCGGGTGGTGCGCCAGCGTGATCGAGTACTCGCGCGACAACCGCCTGCTGCGCCCCGACGCGCAGTACACCGGCGCCACGGACGCGCACTACACGAAGCTGCAAGACCGGCAATAG
- a CDS encoding CAP domain-containing protein — protein sequence MTGQATAGTTTLSVGQTRQFTVTVGGQPAQPGQLTWTTAKATVATVTQTGLVTAKAAGTTTVRAALTSSPSAFIDFPIVVQATTTTPPPTGSTPTGTFAQRVLELTNAARAQARTCGTTSYAATTPLTYNAALEKAAQAHATDMATKNYFSHTSQDGRTFSQRVTAAGYTWTRVAENIAAGQTTPESVVAGWLQSAGHCANIMNPALKELGVGYAYTSTSTYRHYWVQDFGTR from the coding sequence ATGACCGGACAGGCAACCGCGGGCACGACCACCCTGAGCGTGGGACAGACCCGGCAGTTCACCGTCACGGTGGGTGGCCAGCCCGCGCAGCCTGGCCAGCTCACCTGGACGACGGCCAAGGCCACGGTGGCGACCGTCACCCAGACAGGCCTGGTGACGGCGAAGGCGGCGGGCACCACGACCGTCCGCGCCGCGCTCACGAGCAGCCCGAGCGCCTTCATCGACTTTCCCATCGTCGTGCAGGCCACCACGACCACGCCGCCGCCGACCGGCAGCACCCCCACCGGCACCTTCGCGCAGCGGGTGCTGGAACTGACCAACGCCGCCCGGGCCCAGGCCCGCACCTGCGGCACCACCAGCTACGCCGCCACCACCCCGCTGACCTACAACGCCGCGCTGGAGAAGGCCGCGCAGGCCCACGCGACGGACATGGCCACGAAGAACTATTTCAGCCACACCAGCCAGGACGGCCGCACGTTCTCCCAGCGCGTCACTGCCGCCGGGTACACGTGGACGCGCGTGGCCGAGAACATCGCCGCCGGACAGACCACCCCCGAGAGCGTGGTCGCCGGGTGGCTGCAGAGCGCCGGGCACTGCGCGAACATCATGAATCCCGCCCTGAAGGAACTGGGCGTGGGCTATGCGTACACCTCGACCAGCACGTACAGGCACTACTGGGTGCAGGACTTCGGCACACGCTGA
- a CDS encoding metallophosphoesterase family protein, with protein sequence MRALIISDTHGLLRPEVLPLARAADVILHAGDVGRAEVLDGLRTVSPAPIHAVRGNVDRSPPLSSLPETVLVELGGVSVYVLHDLTALECSPTAAGIGVVISGHTHAPRLEERDGVIFLNPGALGPRRFRLPVACAWLHVADGAVRVKPVVLEP encoded by the coding sequence GTGCGGGCACTGATCATCTCGGATACGCATGGGCTGCTGCGCCCGGAGGTGCTGCCGCTGGCCCGCGCCGCCGATGTGATCCTCCACGCCGGTGACGTGGGCCGGGCCGAGGTGCTGGACGGTCTCCGGACGGTCTCCCCTGCCCCGATCCACGCCGTGCGCGGCAACGTGGATCGTTCGCCGCCGCTGTCGTCACTGCCCGAGACCGTGCTGGTGGAGCTGGGCGGCGTGTCGGTGTATGTCCTGCATGACCTCACGGCCCTCGAATGCTCGCCCACGGCAGCCGGAATCGGCGTGGTGATCAGCGGGCACACGCATGCGCCCAGGCTCGAGGAACGCGACGGCGTGATCTTTCTGAACCCCGGCGCGCTCGGCCCCCGCCGCTTCCGGCTGCCGGTCGCGTGCGCGTGGCTGCACGTGGCGGACGGCGCGGTGCGGGTCAAGCCGGTGGTGCTGGAGCCCTGA
- a CDS encoding PQQ-binding-like beta-propeller repeat protein, with amino-acid sequence MTAALMPGVAAQSTAPAPQAPPTFVAPKIDVFKELRVISGVSVTDTGDLVFVGSDAKIHRTDASGSEKWAYPVGDLGRAYPVITPQGGVIAASYDDTVYALDAAGKLQWKLKLDGDIYATPALRSDGSVIVATAGGTVYAIGPDGRALWTYKVGAPVFSSPALALDGTIYFGAQNNRLYALSPAGTPKWTYTAGSLVFSSPALDAQGNIYFGSSDRRVHAVSPAGTPLWTVPTGLFVNASPIVTRAGLIVVGSYDGTLYALNAAGQTVWSYVAGQPIAASAAELSDGTVIVPDLGGTVHALNARGQALWTIPTGKKIDVGVSVSNQGSLYFVTQGGALNIITKQRPLAVGPWTTFHARPDGWGRALSPQDTQALTQARRTAASAPVAQLRPLTPPAPVATAPTPTRPAPTRPAPTTSAPQSPAPSPASPVATTPPGSALRPAPVTPPTAPALTPAQLAARAVTVVKVQDQQVFLPVQDTAAALRLPVRAVGVRTATLELGTQRVPVNVRLFGGQPYVSVAELAALPGMQAALVNRPSPALTLTRAGQVTAFPLNLPTLVSLTRGKEFPDILPR; translated from the coding sequence ATGACAGCGGCCCTGATGCCGGGGGTGGCCGCCCAGAGCACAGCGCCCGCGCCGCAGGCCCCACCGACCTTTGTCGCCCCGAAGATCGACGTCTTCAAGGAATTGCGCGTGATCTCCGGCGTGAGTGTCACCGACACCGGCGACCTCGTGTTCGTCGGCTCGGACGCGAAGATCCACCGCACGGACGCCAGCGGCAGCGAGAAGTGGGCCTACCCGGTCGGAGATCTGGGCCGCGCGTATCCCGTCATCACCCCGCAGGGGGGCGTGATCGCCGCGTCCTATGACGACACCGTGTATGCCCTGGACGCCGCCGGGAAACTGCAGTGGAAGCTCAAGCTCGACGGGGACATCTACGCCACTCCCGCCCTGCGCTCCGACGGCAGCGTGATCGTCGCCACGGCCGGGGGCACCGTGTACGCCATCGGCCCGGACGGCAGGGCGCTGTGGACCTACAAGGTGGGGGCGCCGGTCTTCAGTTCCCCCGCCCTGGCGCTGGACGGCACCATCTACTTCGGGGCGCAGAACAACCGCCTGTACGCGCTCAGTCCGGCCGGCACCCCGAAGTGGACGTACACCGCCGGCTCGCTGGTGTTCAGTTCACCGGCCCTCGACGCGCAGGGCAACATCTACTTTGGCTCCAGCGACCGGCGCGTCCATGCGGTGTCGCCGGCCGGAACACCGCTGTGGACGGTACCCACCGGGCTGTTCGTGAACGCCAGCCCCATCGTGACCCGTGCCGGGCTGATCGTGGTCGGCAGCTATGACGGCACGCTGTACGCCCTGAACGCGGCCGGCCAGACGGTGTGGTCGTATGTGGCCGGGCAACCCATCGCCGCGTCGGCTGCCGAACTCAGTGACGGCACTGTGATCGTGCCGGATCTGGGGGGAACGGTGCACGCCCTGAACGCCCGTGGTCAGGCCCTGTGGACAATTCCCACCGGCAAGAAGATCGACGTGGGGGTCAGTGTGAGCAACCAGGGCAGCCTGTATTTCGTGACCCAGGGCGGCGCCCTGAACATCATCACGAAGCAGCGGCCGCTGGCCGTCGGGCCGTGGACGACCTTCCATGCCCGCCCGGACGGATGGGGCCGTGCCCTGAGCCCCCAGGACACCCAGGCGCTCACCCAGGCCCGGCGCACCGCCGCGAGTGCGCCGGTGGCCCAGCTCCGGCCCCTGACGCCGCCGGCACCGGTGGCGACCGCCCCGACTCCGACAAGGCCAGCCCCGACAAGACCGGCCCCGACGACTTCGGCGCCTCAGTCCCCGGCACCATCTCCGGCGTCTCCGGTGGCGACTACGCCTCCCGGTTCGGCCCTCCGGCCTGCGCCGGTCACCCCGCCGACAGCACCCGCCCTCACTCCGGCCCAGCTCGCGGCGCGGGCGGTGACCGTGGTGAAGGTGCAGGATCAGCAGGTGTTCCTGCCGGTGCAGGACACGGCGGCGGCCCTGCGCCTGCCCGTCCGGGCGGTGGGTGTCCGGACGGCCACGCTGGAACTGGGCACTCAGCGCGTCCCCGTCAATGTGCGTCTGTTCGGTGGTCAGCCCTACGTGTCGGTGGCGGAACTGGCCGCGCTGCCGGGCATGCAGGCGGCCCTGGTCAACCGGCCCTCACCGGCCCTGACCCTGACGCGGGCGGGGCAGGTCACGGCCTTCCCCCTGAACCTGCCCACGCTGGTGTCCCTGACGCGGGGCAAGGAGTTCCCGGACATCCTGCCGCGCTGA
- a CDS encoding MBL fold metallo-hydrolase has protein sequence MTDAPLLTPVLGSLHALQVPIPYPMKTVTVLVDVPAHGPVTMIDTALDTPEARAAIEDGLTALGLHWVDIERVIITHHHPDHYGLAGVVEERSGAAVHMLDVEIGRGERYWHLWEEWLPGHLKHMRDHGLPRDSLAEMGADNRRGRDRVHPASRVQPLREGQDVTLAGSAWEVLWLPGHADGHLGLWNEHDSMLIAGDAILPRISPNVGLYAYTRPDPLGDYLQTLGKLEALNPRRAVVGHHGPVMEGVQARARELRAHHHERLDFVKAEADQAPRSAYDLSLAMFPRDLNTSGRRFALAETLAHAEHLRLLGQLYRTWDEAREVWIYHA, from the coding sequence ATGACCGACGCCCCGCTGCTCACCCCCGTGCTGGGCTCGCTGCACGCCCTCCAGGTGCCGATTCCGTACCCGATGAAGACGGTCACGGTGCTGGTGGACGTCCCCGCACACGGCCCGGTCACCATGATCGACACGGCGCTCGACACGCCCGAGGCACGGGCGGCCATCGAGGACGGGCTGACGGCGCTGGGGCTGCACTGGGTCGACATCGAGCGGGTGATCATCACGCACCACCACCCGGATCACTACGGACTGGCAGGGGTCGTGGAGGAACGCAGCGGCGCGGCGGTGCACATGCTGGATGTCGAGATCGGGCGCGGGGAGCGCTACTGGCACCTGTGGGAGGAGTGGCTGCCGGGGCACCTCAAGCACATGCGCGACCACGGCCTGCCGCGCGACTCCCTGGCCGAGATGGGAGCCGACAACCGCCGGGGCCGTGACCGCGTGCATCCCGCCAGCCGCGTGCAGCCGCTGCGCGAGGGGCAGGACGTGACGCTGGCCGGCAGCGCGTGGGAGGTACTGTGGCTGCCCGGCCACGCCGACGGCCACCTGGGCCTGTGGAACGAGCACGACAGCATGCTGATCGCCGGTGACGCCATCCTGCCGCGCATCAGCCCGAATGTGGGTCTGTATGCGTACACCCGGCCTGATCCGCTGGGCGACTACCTCCAGACACTGGGCAAGCTGGAGGCCCTGAATCCCCGCCGGGCGGTCGTGGGGCACCACGGGCCGGTCATGGAGGGCGTGCAGGCCCGCGCCCGCGAGCTGCGCGCCCACCACCACGAGCGGCTGGATTTCGTGAAGGCCGAGGCCGATCAGGCACCGCGCAGCGCCTACGACCTGTCGCTGGCGATGTTCCCGCGTGACCTGAACACCAGTGGCCGCCGCTTCGCCCTGGCCGAGACCCTGGCCCACGCCGAACACCTGCGCCTGCTGGGCCAGCTGTACCGCACGTGGGACGAGGCGCGGGAGGTGTGGATCTACCACGCGTGA
- a CDS encoding PEGA domain-containing protein, translating into MKTARWSWAMVAALSGALVACVPAPLRAQAGAQVQVGVRLSAPAVTTVTGETLYRPPGPGALLVTTDRAAYVSSLVLTAGQPVQVVTVGAVGAATEVPVRLPPTGGFTQVFTVASVVPLDVTGAQGARTLDDAGRAVQAAAASLPAGAYTVTTTAFTVGRFGTLRVVASVPGAEVRVDGRLAGYAPVTIPDVPVGSVTVSVSAPGLADRSQRVTVTENGVVEVRAVLAPITGTLSVSSDVPAQVLVGGSAVGQVAGVGQPLRVKVRPGTVGVNVLPINPALEPQNLLVRITASQVTSIRCGTEAGAYTCKTP; encoded by the coding sequence ATGAAGACGGCGAGGTGGTCGTGGGCGATGGTGGCCGCCCTGAGCGGAGCGCTGGTGGCGTGTGTGCCCGCTCCGCTGCGGGCACAGGCGGGGGCACAGGTACAGGTCGGCGTGCGGCTGTCGGCTCCAGCGGTCACGACGGTCACGGGCGAGACGCTGTACCGCCCGCCGGGGCCAGGGGCACTGCTGGTCACGACCGACCGGGCCGCCTACGTGTCCTCGCTGGTGCTCACGGCCGGGCAGCCGGTGCAGGTGGTGACCGTGGGCGCGGTGGGGGCCGCCACCGAGGTGCCCGTGCGCCTGCCGCCCACCGGCGGCTTCACGCAGGTGTTCACGGTCGCCAGCGTGGTGCCGCTGGACGTGACCGGAGCGCAGGGGGCCCGCACGCTGGACGACGCGGGCCGGGCGGTGCAGGCGGCGGCAGCGAGCTTGCCGGCCGGGGCCTACACGGTCACGACCACGGCGTTCACGGTGGGCCGCTTCGGGACGCTGCGCGTCGTGGCCTCCGTGCCGGGGGCCGAGGTGCGGGTGGACGGCCGGCTGGCCGGTTACGCGCCCGTCACCATTCCGGACGTGCCGGTGGGCAGCGTGACGGTCAGCGTGTCCGCACCGGGCCTGGCCGACCGGTCGCAGCGCGTCACGGTGACCGAGAACGGCGTGGTCGAGGTGCGGGCCGTGCTCGCGCCGATCACCGGCACCCTGAGCGTCTCGTCGGACGTACCGGCGCAGGTGCTGGTGGGGGGCAGCGCAGTGGGGCAGGTCGCGGGGGTCGGCCAGCCCCTGCGCGTGAAGGTGCGGCCCGGCACCGTGGGCGTGAATGTCCTGCCGATTAACCCGGCGCTGGAACCGCAGAACCTGCTGGTCAGGATCACCGCGTCGCAGGTCACCTCTATCCGCTGCGGCACCGAAGCGGGTGCGTACACCTGCAAGACGCCCTGA
- the map gene encoding type I methionyl aminopeptidase yields MTITTEAELQGMQRAGQVVAETLRTLRAAIRPGITPAELDALAGRVFRRHGARSAPRMTYGAPVNVFVSVNDDIVHGLPTRRPLAAGDVVSLDVTPYVDGFVADAAVTVAVPPASPVALRLIECTEAAFGAGMAAARAGQPVHAIGRAVEQEVTRRGFTVLRELFGHGVGRAIHEEPNVPNYYRARDRQKLHEGLVIAVEPMVSTGKSPRVRTLRDGWTLSTTDGGLAAHFEHTVMITAAQPLILTA; encoded by the coding sequence ATGACCATCACCACCGAGGCCGAACTCCAGGGCATGCAGCGCGCCGGGCAGGTCGTCGCCGAGACCCTGCGCACCCTGAGGGCGGCGATCCGTCCCGGGATCACACCGGCCGAACTGGACGCCCTGGCCGGGCGGGTCTTCCGGCGGCACGGGGCCCGGTCGGCCCCACGGATGACCTATGGCGCCCCGGTCAACGTCTTTGTCAGCGTGAACGACGACATTGTGCACGGGCTGCCCACGCGCCGCCCCCTGGCGGCCGGCGACGTGGTGAGCCTGGACGTCACGCCCTACGTGGACGGATTCGTCGCCGACGCGGCCGTGACGGTGGCCGTGCCCCCGGCATCCCCCGTGGCGCTGCGGCTGATCGAGTGCACCGAGGCGGCGTTCGGGGCCGGCATGGCGGCGGCCAGGGCCGGGCAGCCCGTCCATGCCATCGGGCGGGCGGTCGAGCAGGAGGTCACGCGGCGCGGCTTCACCGTCCTGCGCGAGCTCTTCGGCCACGGCGTCGGCCGGGCGATCCACGAGGAGCCGAACGTGCCGAACTACTACCGGGCGCGCGACCGCCAGAAACTCCACGAGGGGCTGGTCATCGCGGTGGAACCGATGGTCTCGACCGGGAAGTCGCCCCGCGTGCGCACCCTGCGCGACGGCTGGACGCTGAGCACGACCGACGGTGGCCTGGCCGCCCACTTCGAGCACACCGTCATGATCACGGCCGCGCAGCCGCTGATCCTGACGGCCTGA
- the tsaB gene encoding tRNA (adenosine(37)-N6)-threonylcarbamoyltransferase complex dimerization subunit type 1 TsaB, with product MPHADASSVTLPVTLALDTATPHLTVALAWPDGQLAESVEVGRAHAERLPAAVREVFTRAGLPFQAQTIVIGTGPGSYTGVRVGASYALGLAAVWGARVLGVSTLEALVIGDGPQGVSLDARKGHVYGAVYDVHADTVTATRHAPAKFTLDGFTALLGDLPHRQDTPPDGLALLRAGLDHGAPDWALAYL from the coding sequence ATGCCGCACGCGGACGCCTCTTCTGTCACCCTGCCCGTCACGCTGGCGCTGGATACGGCCACGCCCCACCTGACCGTGGCCCTCGCGTGGCCGGACGGTCAGCTGGCCGAGTCCGTGGAGGTCGGCCGGGCCCACGCCGAGCGCCTTCCGGCGGCCGTGCGCGAGGTGTTCACCCGCGCGGGCCTGCCCTTCCAGGCCCAGACCATCGTGATCGGAACCGGGCCGGGCTCGTACACGGGCGTCCGGGTGGGGGCCAGCTACGCCCTGGGGCTGGCCGCGGTCTGGGGCGCGCGGGTTCTGGGCGTGTCCACCCTGGAGGCGCTCGTGATCGGCGACGGGCCGCAGGGCGTGTCGCTGGACGCCCGCAAGGGGCACGTGTACGGCGCGGTCTACGACGTGCATGCCGACACGGTGACCGCCACCCGGCACGCCCCGGCCAAATTCACCCTGGACGGATTCACCGCCCTCCTGGGCGACCTGCCCCACCGTCAGGACACGCCTCCGGATGGCCTGGCCCTGCTGCGGGCAGGACTGGATCACGGCGCACCGGACTGGGCGCTGGCCTACCTGTGA
- the menC gene encoding o-succinylbenzoate synthase, which produces MRLDRAELRVVSLPLLRPFRTSFGVVADKTFVLLRVFGDGLEGVAEGVMDARPQYREETIAGALALLQEAVLPEVLGREWANPEALVRHLSGLRGNRMALAVLEMACWDLHARGLGVPLCTLLGGTRDAVEVGVSLGIQPSVEATVDTALRHAEQGYRRIKLKIEPGWDVTVVRAVRAALPDTPVTVDANAAYSLAHLNTLRELDTLGLDYIEQPLAWNDLRDHAKLQALMHTPLCLDECITTAQDARKALETAACRLVNIKVGRVGGHLEARRVHDVAAAFSAPVWCGGMLESGVGRAHNIHLATLENFTKPGDTSSSSRYWARDIVNEPLETTGGIMPVPPGPGIGVTLDVPFLDSVTRWRADIGAPARIAAGSAP; this is translated from the coding sequence ATGCGGCTTGACCGGGCGGAACTGCGCGTGGTCTCGCTGCCGCTGCTGCGGCCCTTCCGCACCAGTTTCGGTGTGGTGGCCGACAAGACCTTCGTGCTGCTGCGCGTGTTCGGTGACGGGCTGGAGGGCGTGGCCGAGGGCGTCATGGATGCCCGCCCGCAGTACCGCGAGGAGACCATCGCCGGGGCGCTCGCGCTGCTCCAGGAGGCGGTGCTGCCGGAGGTGCTGGGCCGCGAGTGGGCCAACCCCGAGGCGCTGGTGCGCCACCTGTCGGGCCTGCGCGGCAACCGCATGGCGCTGGCGGTGCTGGAGATGGCGTGCTGGGATCTGCATGCCCGCGGCCTGGGCGTGCCGCTCTGCACGCTGCTGGGCGGCACGCGGGACGCCGTGGAGGTGGGCGTGTCGCTGGGCATCCAGCCCTCGGTCGAGGCCACCGTGGACACGGCGCTGCGCCACGCCGAGCAGGGGTACCGGCGCATCAAGCTCAAGATCGAGCCCGGCTGGGACGTGACGGTCGTGCGGGCGGTGCGGGCGGCGCTGCCGGACACGCCTGTCACGGTGGACGCCAACGCCGCGTACTCGCTGGCCCACCTGAACACCCTGCGCGAGCTGGACACCCTGGGCCTGGACTACATCGAGCAGCCGCTGGCGTGGAACGACCTGCGCGACCACGCCAAGCTCCAGGCGCTGATGCACACGCCGCTGTGCCTGGACGAGTGCATCACGACGGCGCAGGATGCCCGCAAGGCGCTGGAGACCGCCGCGTGCCGGCTGGTGAACATCAAGGTCGGGCGGGTGGGCGGCCACCTGGAGGCGCGGCGGGTGCACGACGTTGCGGCGGCGTTCAGCGCCCCGGTGTGGTGCGGGGGCATGCTCGAGAGCGGGGTGGGCCGCGCCCACAACATCCACCTCGCCACGCTGGAGAACTTCACGAAGCCCGGCGACACCAGCAGTTCCTCGCGCTACTGGGCACGCGACATCGTGAACGAGCCGCTGGAGACCACGGGTGGGATCATGCCGGTGCCGCCGGGGCCGGGGATCGGCGTCACGCTGGATGTGCCCTTCCTGGACAGCGTGACGCGCTGGCGGGCGGACATCGGTGCTCCGGCGCGGATCGCCGCCGGAAGCGCCCCATGA
- a CDS encoding ABC transporter permease, with protein MLTYVARRLLALPLILLAVTFLIVLVMQLIPPEQRAAAYAVNLEQLSRVPEIIRANHLDGSVFVQYGLWLKEAAVGNLGFSRTSGLPVLETLRTYFPATLELALFALVPLVALGVWLGGHAAVHRNRAPDTVIRVFAVLGYSIPSFVLGVWLLVIFYGALGVLPGNGNQSNDISLQLATDPMRRYTHLLTVDALLNGRLTVFWDALLHLVLPVLTLLVVSSAGLIKGTRASMIEALGSDYIRTARAKGVAERQVIGRHARRNALLTVTTLVALSVSGLLQGAVLAETLFGYPGVAGWAARAAAQGDLPGVLGFALLTATVVVLVNLLADLTYTLVDPRVRYT; from the coding sequence ATGCTGACCTACGTCGCCCGCCGCCTGCTGGCCCTGCCGCTGATCCTGCTGGCGGTGACGTTCCTGATCGTGCTGGTGATGCAGCTCATCCCGCCTGAGCAGCGGGCCGCCGCCTACGCCGTGAACCTGGAGCAGCTGTCCCGCGTGCCCGAGATCATCCGGGCCAACCACCTGGACGGCAGCGTGTTCGTGCAGTACGGGCTGTGGCTTAAGGAAGCCGCGGTGGGCAACCTGGGCTTCTCGCGCACCAGCGGGCTGCCGGTGCTGGAGACCCTGCGCACCTACTTCCCGGCCACGCTGGAGCTGGCCCTGTTCGCGCTCGTTCCGCTGGTGGCGCTGGGCGTGTGGCTGGGCGGCCACGCGGCGGTGCACCGCAACCGCGCCCCGGACACCGTCATCCGGGTCTTCGCGGTGCTGGGCTACAGCATTCCCAGCTTCGTGCTGGGGGTGTGGCTGCTGGTCATCTTCTACGGGGCGCTGGGCGTGCTGCCCGGCAACGGCAACCAGAGCAACGACATCTCGCTGCAGCTGGCCACGGACCCCATGCGCCGCTACACGCACCTGCTCACCGTCGATGCCCTGCTGAACGGCCGGCTGACCGTGTTCTGGGACGCGCTGCTGCACCTTGTCCTGCCGGTGCTGACCCTGCTGGTGGTCAGCAGCGCGGGGCTGATCAAGGGCACCCGCGCGAGCATGATCGAGGCCCTGGGCAGCGACTACATCCGCACCGCCCGCGCCAAGGGCGTCGCCGAGCGTCAGGTGATCGGCCGGCATGCCCGGCGCAATGCCCTGCTCACGGTGACCACCCTGGTCGCCCTGAGCGTGTCGGGGCTGCTCCAGGGCGCGGTGCTGGCCGAGACGCTGTTCGGCTATCCCGGCGTGGCGGGCTGGGCGGCGCGGGCGGCGGCGCAGGGCGACCTGCCGGGCGTGCTGGGCTTCGCCCTGCTGACGGCCACCGTCGTCGTGCTGGTGAACCTGCTGGCCGACCTGACCTACACGCTGGTCGATCCACGGGTGCGGTACACGTGA